A single Nodosilinea sp. PGN35 DNA region contains:
- a CDS encoding HAD family hydrolase, which translates to MTTPQPRVIFIDAVGTLFGVAGSVGAVYADLARHHGIEADPATLNQAFFQAFRAAPEMAFPDSDPATVPEQEYRWWRVIAQQTFSSAGVLDRFVDFDSFFADLYAHFATAAPWELYPDVPPALDRWRRRGITLGVISNFDTRLYQVLEELNLAPYFSSVTLSSEAGAAKPDPLIFATALQKHRCDASQAWHVGDSKTDDFEGAKAAGLHGILVKR; encoded by the coding sequence ATGACTACTCCCCAACCTAGGGTGATATTTATCGATGCGGTTGGCACGCTGTTTGGGGTGGCGGGCAGCGTTGGCGCGGTCTACGCCGACCTGGCCCGGCATCACGGCATTGAGGCCGACCCAGCAACCTTAAATCAGGCGTTTTTCCAGGCCTTTCGGGCAGCCCCAGAGATGGCCTTCCCCGACAGTGACCCGGCAACGGTGCCCGAGCAGGAGTACCGCTGGTGGCGGGTAATTGCCCAGCAGACCTTTAGCAGCGCCGGGGTGCTCGATCGCTTCGTCGATTTTGACAGTTTTTTTGCCGACCTCTACGCCCACTTTGCCACCGCCGCCCCCTGGGAACTCTACCCCGACGTGCCCCCGGCCCTCGATCGCTGGCGGCGGCGCGGCATCACCCTGGGGGTGATCTCAAACTTTGACACCCGGCTGTACCAGGTGCTCGAAGAACTCAACCTGGCTCCCTATTTCAGCTCAGTCACGCTGTCGTCGGAGGCCGGGGCCGCTAAACCCGACCCGCTGATTTTTGCCACCGCGCTGCAAAAGCACCGCTGCGACGCCAGCCAGGCCTGGCACGTGGGCGACAGCAAAACCGACGACTTTGAGGGGGCCAAAGCCGCCGGGCTGCACGGCATCTTAGTCAAGCGCTAA
- a CDS encoding ribonuclease III domain-containing protein gives MAEPSSPMPDGLQGLLLFSAHSSAMALTPEQVNALSPVALAYIGDAVYELFVRRSLLLPPKRIQAFHQQVVNQVRAEQQAHQVEQLLPLLTPAEQDLLRRGRNASSRGPRRVNSQVYQQSTAFEALIGYLYLTDPSRLATLLSTLDLSATSASSPAASDQPS, from the coding sequence GTGGCTGAGCCGTCTTCCCCCATGCCTGATGGCCTGCAAGGGCTGCTACTGTTCAGTGCTCACAGTTCTGCGATGGCCCTCACCCCAGAGCAGGTCAATGCGCTATCCCCCGTGGCTCTAGCCTATATTGGTGACGCGGTTTACGAGCTGTTTGTGCGCAGAAGCCTGCTGCTGCCGCCCAAACGTATTCAGGCGTTTCACCAACAGGTAGTCAACCAGGTGCGCGCCGAACAGCAGGCCCACCAGGTGGAGCAGCTGTTGCCGCTACTCACCCCAGCCGAGCAAGACCTGCTGCGGCGGGGCCGCAACGCTTCGTCCCGTGGCCCCCGTCGGGTAAACAGCCAGGTTTACCAGCAGTCCACCGCCTTCGAAGCCCTGATTGGCTATCTGTATCTGACCGACCCCAGTCGGCTCGCAACGCTGCTCAGCACCCTAGACCTGTCGGCTACCTCCGCCAGTTCCCCAGCTGCCTCAGATCAGCCCAGTTAG
- the recQ gene encoding DNA helicase RecQ, with the protein MVGVVSPTAAFPSLETALKHHFGYDQFRPGQRSVIEAVLKNQDALVIMPTGGGKSLCYQLPALLKLGVMVVISPLIALMQDQVDSLIDNGVAATCLNSSLDFATIRQREADLLAGKIKLLYISPERLMSPGFFGLLGQLIQTVGVSGFAIDEAHCVSEWGHDFRPEYRQMSVLREKFPQIGVMGLTATATERVRLDIAQQLRLRDPLIQVSSFNRPNLFYEVRPKSRDGYQELRQQVKQHAGSGIIYCLSRKRVDELAQRLTEDGESVLPYHAGLSDETRRENQTRFIRDDVRLMVATVAFGMGINKPDVRFVIHYDIPRNIEGYYQESGRAGRDGEPAHCTLYLAYGDVATADYLIGQKPDEAEQRIARQQLRQMVDYAETTVCRRRVQLSYFGEPLEGLCHQCDNCTNPPPVEDWTIEAQKFLSCVARCQERFGMAHIIDVLRGSKKQKILDLRHDQLSTHGIGKDRSVDEWRLLGRSLLHQRLVDETTDGYPVLKLNAASWQVLRKQISVEVAVPKNFTPGPADASAPEDTPEVAQLLTVLKALRKRLADQQSVPPYVVFPESALRQMAQTRPQTLEAFGQVSGVGSRKLTQYGEVFTDAIRQFCADYGLESAPGAARGRSRPARERRQTVGDTHRQTLELHRQGLSIEEVAAQRGLKATTVASHLEQLIRQGETVDIDQLVSADRQRAIVDVLVETKDGSLTEMRDRLGPTFSYADIRLVRAAWQMEQQP; encoded by the coding sequence ATGGTTGGGGTTGTATCACCCACGGCGGCGTTTCCCTCGTTGGAGACGGCCCTTAAACATCACTTTGGCTACGACCAGTTTCGCCCTGGGCAGCGATCGGTCATTGAGGCGGTACTCAAGAACCAGGATGCCCTGGTGATTATGCCCACCGGGGGCGGCAAGTCGCTGTGCTACCAGCTACCGGCCCTGCTCAAGCTGGGGGTAATGGTGGTGATATCGCCGCTGATTGCCCTGATGCAAGACCAGGTCGACAGCCTGATCGACAACGGCGTGGCCGCCACCTGCCTGAACAGTTCCCTTGACTTTGCCACCATCCGCCAGCGGGAAGCCGACCTGCTGGCGGGCAAAATTAAGCTGCTTTACATATCGCCAGAGCGGTTGATGAGCCCAGGCTTTTTTGGGCTGTTGGGCCAGCTAATTCAAACCGTTGGGGTCAGCGGCTTTGCCATTGATGAAGCCCACTGCGTCTCGGAGTGGGGCCACGACTTTCGCCCCGAGTACCGGCAGATGTCGGTGCTGCGAGAAAAATTTCCCCAGATTGGGGTGATGGGGCTGACCGCCACCGCCACCGAGCGAGTGCGGCTGGATATTGCCCAGCAGCTGCGGCTGCGCGACCCTCTGATCCAGGTATCCAGCTTTAACCGCCCCAATTTGTTCTACGAAGTGCGCCCCAAAAGCCGCGACGGCTATCAAGAACTGCGGCAGCAGGTCAAGCAGCATGCGGGCTCGGGTATTATCTACTGCCTCAGCCGCAAGCGGGTCGATGAGCTGGCCCAGCGCCTCACGGAGGATGGGGAATCGGTGCTGCCCTACCATGCGGGGCTTTCGGATGAGACCCGCAGAGAAAACCAGACCCGCTTCATTCGCGACGATGTGCGGCTGATGGTGGCGACGGTGGCCTTTGGCATGGGCATTAACAAGCCCGATGTGCGGTTTGTGATTCACTACGATATTCCCCGCAACATTGAGGGCTACTACCAGGAGAGCGGACGGGCGGGCCGCGACGGCGAACCGGCCCACTGCACCCTGTACCTGGCCTACGGCGATGTGGCGACGGCGGACTATTTAATTGGCCAAAAGCCCGATGAAGCCGAGCAGCGCATTGCCCGCCAGCAGCTGCGCCAGATGGTGGACTATGCCGAGACAACCGTGTGTCGTCGTCGGGTGCAGCTCAGCTACTTTGGAGAACCCCTGGAGGGGCTCTGCCACCAGTGCGACAACTGCACTAACCCGCCGCCGGTAGAGGACTGGACGATTGAGGCCCAAAAATTTCTTTCCTGCGTAGCCCGCTGCCAGGAGCGCTTTGGCATGGCCCACATCATCGATGTGCTGCGGGGGTCAAAGAAGCAGAAGATTTTGGATCTGCGCCACGACCAGCTCTCGACCCACGGGATTGGTAAAGATCGATCGGTAGACGAGTGGCGACTGCTGGGGCGATCGCTTCTGCACCAGCGCCTGGTCGATGAAACCACCGATGGCTACCCGGTGCTCAAGCTCAACGCCGCCAGCTGGCAGGTGCTGCGCAAACAGATTTCGGTAGAGGTAGCCGTACCGAAGAACTTTACCCCTGGCCCTGCCGACGCGTCGGCCCCTGAGGACACCCCAGAGGTGGCCCAGCTCTTGACCGTGCTGAAAGCCCTGCGCAAAAGGCTGGCCGACCAGCAGAGCGTGCCCCCCTACGTGGTGTTTCCGGAGTCGGCTCTGCGGCAGATGGCCCAGACCCGGCCCCAGACCCTGGAAGCCTTTGGCCAAGTCTCGGGGGTGGGTAGCCGCAAGCTAACCCAGTACGGTGAAGTGTTTACCGATGCCATTCGCCAGTTCTGCGCTGACTACGGACTAGAGTCTGCCCCAGGAGCCGCCAGAGGGAGGTCTCGCCCAGCCCGAGAACGCCGTCAAACCGTGGGCGATACCCACCGCCAAACACTGGAGCTTCACCGCCAGGGGTTGTCTATCGAGGAGGTTGCCGCCCAGCGCGGTCTTAAAGCCACCACCGTCGCCAGCCATCTAGAACAGCTGATTCGCCAGGGTGAGACGGTGGATATCGATCAGCTGGTCAGCGCCGATCGCCAGCGGGCCATTGTTGATGTGCTGGTAGAAACGAAGGATGGATCGCTGACAGAAATGCGCGATCGCCTCGGCCCCACCTTTAGCTACGCAGATATTCGCCTGGTGCGCGCCGCCTGGCAGATGGAACAACAGCCATAA
- a CDS encoding alpha/beta fold hydrolase, giving the protein MTAPVLPAAATALSEPTSVNLAARVRVAPIRTALTDVPIPTAYVAPGKDAGEPPLLLIPGFDSSLLEFRRLLPLLEHHAWAMDLLGFGFSDRTLIPDLSPGAIKLHLHSFWQQQIQRPVVLVGASMGGAAAIDFALTYPEAVAGLVLIDAAGFAAGPAMGNLMVPPLDSWATAFLRSPRVRRSISRQAYFDKTFVTADAELCAALHLQCPGWKEALIAFTKSGGYNFLTSKISNVACPTLVIWGEQDRILGTKDARRFERAIPGSKLVWIANCGHVPHLEKPQETAAAIREAILPESPPL; this is encoded by the coding sequence ATGACTGCCCCTGTGCTGCCTGCTGCCGCCACCGCCCTGAGCGAGCCCACCTCTGTCAACCTGGCGGCCAGAGTGCGTGTAGCCCCGATTCGCACGGCCCTGACAGATGTGCCCATTCCCACCGCCTATGTCGCCCCGGGGAAGGATGCTGGAGAACCGCCCCTGCTGCTGATTCCAGGGTTTGACAGCTCGCTGCTGGAGTTTCGTCGCCTGCTGCCGCTGCTAGAACACCACGCCTGGGCAATGGATTTGCTGGGGTTTGGATTTAGCGATCGCACCCTCATCCCCGACCTCTCTCCCGGTGCCATCAAGCTGCACCTGCACAGCTTTTGGCAGCAGCAGATTCAGCGCCCGGTGGTGCTGGTGGGGGCTTCTATGGGCGGGGCCGCCGCCATCGACTTTGCCCTCACCTACCCCGAGGCCGTGGCGGGCCTGGTGCTGATCGACGCCGCTGGCTTTGCCGCTGGCCCCGCTATGGGCAACCTGATGGTGCCGCCCCTCGACAGCTGGGCCACAGCCTTTTTGCGCAGCCCCAGGGTGCGGCGCAGCATTAGCCGTCAGGCCTACTTTGACAAAACCTTTGTGACGGCTGACGCAGAACTGTGCGCCGCCCTGCACCTCCAGTGCCCTGGCTGGAAGGAGGCCCTGATCGCCTTCACCAAGAGCGGCGGCTACAACTTTTTGACCAGCAAAATTTCCAATGTCGCCTGCCCCACTTTGGTGATCTGGGGCGAGCAGGACAGAATTTTAGGCACGAAGGATGCGCGGCGATTTGAGCGTGCGATTCCTGGCAGCAAGCTGGTTTGGATTGCCAACTGCGGCCATGTGCCCCACCTGGAAAAGCCCCAGGAAACGGCGGCGGCGATTCGCGAAGCGATCCTCCCGGAATCGCCCCCTTTGTAG
- a CDS encoding GIY-YIG nuclease family protein → MPTLLDPLKLPSLPLSGRRNLPHCTAIYLAIDAQDRILYIGKARNLAARWKNHHRLYNLEELDKNSPVRLAWQSWSEDDLSEAEKALIENFHPLLNNTKIEYPKIIPSEITLRDFLKKFSRRLIIFGINPKTPESLANVYLKYDWRNCSPAGTAAKIREYIKEVRDKNINLKFRRHAYSAGSFSRGIIFRPGSREHKSKAREHRSFNNHWEFACNGVVFHITPALCYSDYKGCTQAVRLAGVKFQALTQNALSLGQKSPDRFSEGLSCFVNDPVPLLWKNYPQRKL, encoded by the coding sequence ATGCCTACGTTACTTGATCCACTCAAGTTACCTTCATTACCACTGTCAGGACGAAGGAACTTACCCCACTGCACCGCCATTTATTTGGCAATAGATGCTCAGGATCGCATTCTCTACATAGGGAAGGCGAGGAATCTAGCTGCGAGGTGGAAAAATCATCATCGCCTTTACAATCTAGAAGAATTAGATAAGAATTCTCCTGTTCGCCTAGCTTGGCAGTCATGGAGCGAAGATGACTTAAGCGAGGCCGAAAAAGCCTTAATTGAAAATTTTCATCCTCTCCTCAACAATACTAAGATTGAATATCCAAAGATCATTCCTTCTGAAATTACCCTTAGAGACTTCTTAAAGAAGTTTTCTCGAAGATTAATTATATTCGGCATAAATCCTAAGACGCCTGAAAGCCTTGCAAACGTATATCTTAAGTACGATTGGCGCAATTGCTCCCCAGCGGGAACAGCTGCCAAAATTCGGGAATACATCAAGGAAGTGAGAGATAAAAACATAAACTTAAAGTTCAGGCGTCATGCTTATTCCGCCGGTTCATTTTCTCGTGGAATCATTTTTCGGCCTGGCAGTCGGGAACACAAGTCAAAAGCTAGAGAACATCGCTCGTTCAACAACCACTGGGAGTTTGCATGTAATGGAGTAGTATTCCACATCACGCCGGCTCTTTGCTATTCCGATTACAAAGGATGTACTCAGGCTGTAAGATTGGCAGGAGTTAAATTTCAGGCTCTTACACAGAACGCGCTATCACTAGGGCAGAAAAGCCCCGACAGATTTTCTGAGGGTCTATCGTGTTTTGTAAATGACCCTGTACCGTTGCTATGGAAGAATTATCCTCAGCGAAAACTGTAA
- the carA gene encoding glutamine-hydrolyzing carbamoyl-phosphate synthase small subunit — translation MVFPDAPPAVLVLADGSVFRGWSFGAPGTVMGEVVFNTGMTGYQEVMTDPSYCGQIVTFTYPELGNTGVNPDDEESSRPHIRGAIARNICEIPSNWRSTQSLPNYLKTHKIPGIFGIDTRALTRKLRTAGAMNGAISTTVLDPEELLRQLQDAPPMAGLNLVDQVTTDQIYEWTEVTDDAWAFGPTAPAPGDDAPLTVVAVDFGVKRNILRRLASYGCRVVVVPASATPEQIMSYQPDGIFLSNGPGDPAAVTKAPELVQALLNYSLPTFGICMGHQILGLSLGASTFKLRFGHRGLNQPCGLERQVEITSQNHGFALDAASIPEDTVAVTHLNLNDRTVAGLAHKTLPLFSVQYHPEASPGPHDADYLFAKFVDTMRTHRQQRLPV, via the coding sequence ATGGTTTTTCCTGATGCCCCTCCCGCAGTGCTTGTGTTGGCCGATGGCTCGGTATTTCGGGGCTGGTCGTTTGGGGCACCGGGCACCGTGATGGGGGAGGTGGTCTTCAACACCGGCATGACGGGATATCAAGAAGTCATGACCGACCCCAGCTACTGCGGTCAGATCGTCACCTTTACCTACCCCGAGCTGGGCAATACCGGCGTTAACCCCGACGATGAGGAGTCGAGTCGGCCCCACATCAGGGGGGCGATCGCCCGCAACATCTGCGAGATTCCCAGCAACTGGCGCTCCACCCAGTCGCTACCCAACTACCTCAAGACCCACAAAATTCCGGGTATCTTTGGCATCGACACCCGTGCTCTAACGCGCAAACTGCGCACCGCCGGAGCCATGAACGGCGCTATTTCCACTACTGTGCTCGACCCCGAAGAACTGCTGCGCCAGCTGCAAGATGCCCCCCCCATGGCTGGACTCAACCTGGTGGATCAAGTGACCACCGATCAAATTTACGAGTGGACGGAGGTTACCGACGACGCCTGGGCCTTCGGCCCCACTGCGCCAGCACCGGGAGATGACGCTCCGCTGACCGTTGTGGCCGTTGACTTTGGCGTCAAGCGCAACATTCTGCGCCGCCTGGCTAGCTACGGCTGTCGGGTAGTTGTGGTGCCCGCCAGCGCCACGCCCGAGCAGATTATGAGCTACCAGCCCGACGGCATTTTTCTCTCCAACGGCCCTGGGGATCCGGCAGCGGTGACCAAAGCTCCAGAGCTGGTGCAGGCTCTCCTAAACTACTCGCTGCCCACCTTTGGCATCTGCATGGGCCACCAGATTCTAGGGCTGTCTCTGGGGGCCTCGACCTTTAAGCTGCGGTTTGGCCACCGGGGGTTAAATCAGCCCTGCGGCCTGGAGCGCCAGGTCGAAATTACGAGTCAAAACCACGGCTTTGCCCTAGACGCCGCCTCGATTCCTGAGGATACGGTGGCGGTGACCCACCTGAATCTCAATGATCGAACCGTGGCCGGGCTGGCCCACAAAACTCTGCCCCTGTTCTCGGTGCAGTACCACCCCGAGGCCAGTCCGGGCCCCCACGATGCCGACTATCTGTTTGCAAAATTTGTAGACACCATGCGCACCCATCGCCAGCAGCGGCTACCGGTTTGA
- a CDS encoding TIGR02281 family clan AA aspartic protease has translation MERAWAIANRLVLATMALGLTGCDLLASTIVPGIPNEEAVGTPQAIAREPIALPVAAEPAPVPPPASDTFREAVNRATSAVAIGQSAQSSADWQLAASRWQQAVALMEQVPSSSPNRAQAQTKAQEYKQHLAAAQRRATNGIVPAPAPVAAAPAIPAGLAAQIPIQRRQGGTPVVDVTLQASGGTQTFPMLFDTGATGTLITAEMAQAVGVTVVGETQARIADGSVVTLPIGLVNAVELGGLRREQVTVAIGGSYGLLGQDIYGQYGIAIGSHMIHLHQ, from the coding sequence ATGGAACGAGCCTGGGCGATCGCAAATCGGTTGGTGCTGGCAACGATGGCCCTGGGTTTAACAGGCTGCGACCTGTTGGCAAGTACGATTGTGCCGGGCATTCCCAACGAGGAGGCCGTGGGCACCCCTCAGGCGATCGCCCGTGAACCCATCGCTTTACCGGTCGCTGCTGAGCCAGCCCCGGTGCCGCCCCCCGCTTCAGATACCTTTCGCGAGGCGGTAAATCGGGCCACCAGCGCCGTGGCCATTGGTCAGTCGGCCCAGTCGAGCGCCGATTGGCAACTGGCAGCAAGCCGCTGGCAGCAGGCGGTGGCCCTGATGGAGCAAGTGCCGAGCAGTAGCCCCAACCGCGCCCAGGCCCAGACCAAGGCCCAGGAGTATAAACAGCATTTAGCCGCTGCCCAGCGGCGGGCCACCAATGGCATCGTGCCCGCCCCGGCCCCGGTCGCAGCCGCCCCAGCCATCCCCGCGGGCCTAGCAGCCCAGATTCCCATCCAGCGGCGGCAGGGCGGTACTCCGGTAGTAGATGTCACGCTCCAGGCCAGCGGCGGCACCCAAACCTTCCCAATGCTGTTTGACACGGGCGCGACCGGTACCTTGATCACCGCTGAGATGGCTCAGGCCGTGGGCGTCACCGTAGTTGGCGAAACCCAGGCCAGAATTGCCGACGGCAGCGTGGTGACCCTTCCCATTGGCCTCGTAAATGCGGTGGAGCTGGGCGGCCTGCGGCGCGAGCAGGTTACGGTGGCGATCGGCGGCAGCTACGGCCTGCTGGGCCAAGACATCTACGGACAGTACGGCATTGCCATTGGCTCTCACATGATTCATCTGCACCAGTGA
- a CDS encoding STAS domain-containing protein, with protein sequence MAESLTLTVSLRGTRDVRGTYQLFRLTGLLDAFSEPAFRKVMTKYVEAGPNNIILDLATIDFVDSSGLGALVQLVKKATTEGGTVQVVTNPRVTQTVKLVRLEKFLSLQPSVEDAIANLENPPSE encoded by the coding sequence ATCGCTGAATCTCTAACCCTGACCGTAAGCTTACGAGGCACCCGCGATGTCAGGGGAACCTATCAACTGTTTCGCCTCACGGGCCTGCTGGACGCGTTCTCTGAACCCGCATTTCGCAAGGTGATGACCAAGTACGTCGAAGCCGGGCCGAACAACATCATTCTGGATTTGGCCACTATCGACTTTGTCGATAGCTCTGGTCTCGGTGCCCTGGTGCAGCTAGTAAAAAAAGCTACTACCGAAGGCGGTACCGTGCAGGTGGTGACCAACCCCCGTGTGACCCAAACCGTCAAACTGGTGCGCCTGGAGAAGTTTCTGTCGCTACAGCCCTCGGTGGAAGATGCGATCGCAAATCTCGAAAACCCGCCCAGTGAGTAG
- the gcvP gene encoding aminomethyl-transferring glycine dehydrogenase, whose translation MTQFSQTSTVDADTATPGTNGTAPAAPLSPFVARHLGPTADETEAMLAALGYARLDELIDATVPAAIRLPHALKLPQGVDEAAALAQLKTLAAQNQVWRSYLGLGYANTLTPAVIQRNVLENPGWYTQYTPYQPEISQGRLEALLNFQTLVIDLTGMEIANASLLDEGTAAAEAMTLAFNARKQKDAKTFWVSAACHPQTIDVVKTRALPLGIEVVVGDHQAFGFDTPVFGVLLQYPATDGAIYDYADFVTQAHAHHALVTVAADLLSLTLLRPPGEFGADIVVGNTQRFGVPLGFGGPHAAFFATRNAFARKLPGRLVGVSKDTYDNPALRLTLQTREQHIRRDAATSNICTAQVLLAIMASMYAVYHGPEGLRAIASRIHHQTQTLATALLEAGFTLGSEPVFDTLRVTVGKSQAAILARAAEHRINLRVLDSETLVVALDETVTDGDLRDLIAVFTGSSMPQSSPVGFAARDEGAQPQTGERSTHTTADQNSNFKISPLETLREQNSKLPHSPTPSLPHPLTRTSPYLTHPTFHRYHSETEMLRYIHRLQNKDLSLATAMIPLGSCTMKLNATAEMVPITWPEFGQIHPFAPAEQTPGYRQLFADLETWLAEITGFDGVSLQPNAGAQGEYAGLLVIREYHQQRGDHHRNVCLIPQSAHGTNPASAVMAGMKVVPVACDDDGNIDVADLQAKAEKHGENLSALMVTYPSTHGVFEAGIAEICAIVHTHGGQVYMDGANMNAQVGLCRPADFGADVCHLNLHKTFCIPHGGGGPGVGPIGVKAHLVPYLPGHSLTSGVGGDRGIGAVTSAPWGSASILPISWMYIAMMGGAGLRRATEIAILNANYIAQRLAGHYDILYTGQNGRVAHECILDLRPFKKSADIGVEDVAKRLIDYGFHPPTMSWPVAGTLMVEPTESESKAELDRFCDAMIAIREEIRAIEAGESDRAHNLLKNAPHTAIDLVSDWDRPYSREQAVFPTPFTRSAKFWPAVNRIDQAYGDRNLICSCVGMDAYEET comes from the coding sequence ATGACGCAATTCTCCCAGACCAGCACCGTTGATGCCGATACCGCCACGCCAGGGACGAACGGCACCGCCCCTGCTGCCCCCCTCAGCCCCTTTGTCGCCCGCCACTTGGGGCCAACCGCTGACGAGACTGAGGCCATGCTCGCGGCCCTGGGCTACGCCAGGCTAGACGAGCTAATTGACGCCACCGTGCCTGCGGCGATTCGGCTACCCCATGCCCTAAAGCTACCCCAGGGGGTAGACGAGGCCGCTGCGCTGGCCCAGCTCAAAACCCTGGCTGCCCAAAATCAGGTGTGGCGATCGTACCTGGGCTTGGGCTACGCCAACACCCTCACCCCAGCGGTGATTCAGCGCAATGTGCTTGAGAACCCCGGCTGGTACACCCAATACACCCCCTACCAGCCCGAAATTTCCCAGGGGCGGCTTGAGGCCCTGCTCAACTTCCAAACCCTGGTGATTGACCTAACGGGGATGGAAATTGCCAACGCCTCTCTGCTCGACGAGGGCACCGCCGCCGCCGAGGCCATGACCCTGGCCTTCAACGCCCGCAAGCAAAAAGACGCCAAAACCTTCTGGGTCTCCGCCGCCTGCCATCCTCAGACTATCGACGTGGTGAAAACCCGCGCCCTGCCCCTGGGCATTGAGGTGGTTGTGGGCGACCACCAAGCCTTTGGCTTTGATACGCCGGTGTTTGGGGTGCTGCTGCAATACCCCGCCACCGACGGGGCGATCTACGACTACGCAGACTTTGTCACCCAGGCCCACGCCCACCACGCCCTGGTCACCGTCGCCGCCGATCTGCTCAGCCTCACCCTGCTGCGTCCCCCCGGCGAGTTTGGCGCTGACATTGTCGTCGGCAACACCCAGCGCTTTGGCGTGCCCCTGGGCTTTGGTGGCCCCCACGCCGCCTTCTTTGCCACCCGCAACGCCTTTGCCCGCAAGCTGCCCGGTCGCCTGGTGGGCGTGTCAAAAGACACCTACGACAACCCCGCCCTGCGCCTCACCCTGCAAACCCGCGAACAGCACATTCGCCGCGACGCCGCCACCAGCAATATCTGCACCGCCCAGGTGCTGCTGGCGATTATGGCCAGCATGTACGCGGTCTACCACGGGCCAGAGGGGTTGAGGGCGATCGCATCCCGCATTCACCACCAGACCCAAACCCTGGCCACTGCCCTACTAGAGGCAGGATTCACTCTGGGCAGTGAACCCGTGTTCGACACCCTGCGCGTTACCGTCGGCAAGTCCCAAGCCGCCATCCTCGCCCGCGCCGCCGAGCATCGCATCAACCTGCGGGTGCTGGACAGCGAAACCTTAGTAGTAGCCCTCGACGAAACCGTGACCGATGGCGACCTGCGGGATTTGATCGCCGTGTTTACGGGGAGTTCGATGCCACAATCCTCGCCCGTGGGTTTCGCGGCGAGGGATGAGGGAGCACAGCCGCAGACAGGCGAGCGCTCAACCCACACTACGGCTGACCAAAATTCAAACTTCAAAATTTCTCCTCTGGAGACGCTTCGCGAACAAAACTCAAAACTCCCCCACTCCCCCACCCCCTCACTCCCCCACCCCCTCACCCGCACCTCCCCCTACCTCACCCACCCCACCTTCCACCGCTACCACTCCGAAACGGAGATGCTGCGGTACATCCATCGCCTACAAAACAAGGATCTCTCCCTGGCGACGGCGATGATTCCCCTGGGCTCCTGCACCATGAAGCTCAACGCCACCGCCGAGATGGTGCCCATCACCTGGCCGGAATTTGGCCAAATTCACCCCTTTGCCCCCGCCGAGCAGACCCCAGGCTACCGGCAGTTGTTTGCCGATCTAGAGACCTGGTTAGCCGAGATCACCGGCTTTGACGGCGTTTCGCTTCAGCCCAACGCCGGAGCCCAGGGCGAATACGCTGGGCTGCTGGTGATTCGGGAGTACCATCAGCAGCGGGGCGACCACCACCGCAACGTCTGCCTGATTCCCCAGTCGGCCCACGGCACCAACCCGGCCAGCGCCGTGATGGCAGGCATGAAGGTTGTCCCCGTCGCCTGCGACGACGATGGCAACATCGACGTGGCCGACCTCCAGGCCAAGGCCGAAAAGCACGGTGAGAATCTGTCGGCGCTGATGGTTACCTACCCATCCACCCACGGGGTGTTTGAGGCGGGCATTGCCGAAATTTGCGCCATCGTCCACACCCACGGCGGCCAGGTCTATATGGATGGGGCCAACATGAATGCCCAGGTGGGCCTCTGCCGCCCCGCCGACTTTGGAGCCGATGTCTGCCACCTCAACCTGCACAAAACCTTCTGCATTCCCCACGGCGGCGGCGGGCCGGGAGTTGGCCCCATTGGGGTGAAGGCGCACCTGGTACCCTACCTGCCGGGGCACAGCCTGACGAGCGGAGTCGGCGGCGACCGGGGCATTGGCGCGGTGACCTCGGCTCCCTGGGGCAGCGCCAGCATTCTGCCGATCTCGTGGATGTACATTGCCATGATGGGCGGCGCGGGGCTGAGGCGGGCCACAGAAATCGCCATTCTCAATGCCAACTACATCGCCCAGAGATTAGCGGGCCACTACGACATTCTCTACACCGGGCAGAACGGGCGGGTGGCCCACGAGTGCATTCTCGACCTGCGGCCTTTCAAAAAGTCGGCGGATATTGGGGTAGAAGATGTGGCCAAACGGTTGATCGACTATGGCTTTCATCCGCCCACCATGTCGTGGCCGGTGGCGGGCACGCTGATGGTCGAGCCCACCGAGAGCGAGTCTAAGGCGGAACTCGATCGCTTCTGCGACGCGATGATCGCCATTCGCGAGGAGATTCGCGCTATTGAAGCTGGGGAGAGCGATCGCGCCCACAACCTGCTCAAAAACGCGCCCCATACGGCGATCGATCTAGTGTCTGACTGGGATCGCCCCTACAGCCGCGAGCAGGCGGTGTTTCCGACGCCGTTTACCCGCAGCGCCAAGTTTTGGCCAGCGGTGAACCGGATTGATCAGGCCTACGGCGATCGCAACTTGATCTGCTCCTGTGTTGGTATGGATGCTTATGAGGAAACTTAG